The stretch of DNA AGATTACGTTGACACTCTAGAAAACACGCTAAAACAAGAATATATAGAACTGAAAAATGACGATAAGGTTCTTCTTTGCTGTGATGGTCTTTGGGATGCATTAAGTGAAAAAGAAATAGAAGAAATAACACAAAAAGAAAAGAGTGTTGACGAATCGTCAAAGATGTTAGTTGAAAAAGCGGTAGAAGAAGATGGTTCAGACAATACAACAGTACTACTTTTAAAATTCATTGAGATAGATGAAAATATTATTTAGAATGGAGGGATTTAAATGCCATGGAAATGCCCAGTGTGTGGCAATATAAATGATGATGACGTCGATGTGTGTCCACAATGTGGAACACTGAGAGAATCTCTGTCTCAGCCTCAGGATACGTCAAAAGATTCGGGTGCTGAACAACCTCAAGCTCAACAAGTTCAACAAAATCGACCTCCCGTGAATGATACTCAATCAGCTCCTCAAAACCCTGTTAGTACCCCTCAAGCGTCTTCTTCACAACTAAAGTTAATTTACAAGAAAAACGGACAGATGACGAATCAAGAAATCACGATATCTGGAAGCAGTGCCATTGTAGGTAGGTTTGACCCAAGCACAGGGCCTGTAGATATTGACCTATCTGGTTTTGAAGAAGGGGCGTATGTATCAAGGAATCATGCGAAATTGTACAAAGATGACACAAAAAATGTCTGGTACGTAGAGGACCT from Mesoaciditoga lauensis cd-1655R = DSM 25116 encodes:
- a CDS encoding FHA domain-containing protein, with product MPWKCPVCGNINDDDVDVCPQCGTLRESLSQPQDTSKDSGAEQPQAQQVQQNRPPVNDTQSAPQNPVSTPQASSSQLKLIYKKNGQMTNQEITISGSSAIVGRFDPSTGPVDIDLSGFEEGAYVSRNHAKLYKDDTKNVWYVEDLGSSNGTYLNRKKLEKNKPAELKKGDKLSFGNMKFIIDV